A single region of the Anticarsia gemmatalis isolate Benzon Research Colony breed Stoneville strain chromosome 19, ilAntGemm2 primary, whole genome shotgun sequence genome encodes:
- the LOC142980872 gene encoding carboxypeptidase B-like, with product MTRLLVCVTVLFCATVVYGGHEKYEGHQLYRISCTTEEIAYLEAYLDLLSMTPAARTSSGKIEALVRLSPKDKGQWLQHFNDKNISYRKIADNLADILRQDEIQIEAARSAARRAGKSMTWDTYYRYKEVNDYLDELAATYPELVTVINAGLSYEGRQIKYVRISTTRFENLRKPVIVIDAMVHSNEWVTTPVALYIINQLVVDIVDRRLTEQIDWVIIPLANPDGYEYSWEEDRLWRKTRSKNHEFGEECPGVDGNRNFDHYWGTSELSADPCSNNYHGPSVFSEPEIRVIRNAVLAHLQRTPLYISVHSWGNMILYAWGQNGTLPANGLVLHLAGVRMATAIDALALDKADRYVVGNAAHVLYFTTGTSRDWTRAIGIPLTYTLELPGYEYGFLVPPTYVNQIVKETWAGIVEGANYVLSTW from the exons ATGACGCGATTACTCGTATGTGTCACTGTATTATTTTGTGCCACCGTGGTCTACGGAGGGCATGAGAAATATGAAGG GCATCAGTTGTACCGTATCTCGTGTACTACGGAAGAAATCGCGTACCTAGAAGCATATTTAGATCTTCTATCCATGACTCCAGCTGCTCGCACTTCGTCTGGCAAAATTGAAGCACTGGTGAGACTGTCCCCGAAGGATAAAGGACAGTGGCTTCAACACTTCaacgataaaaatataagctACAGAAAGATTGCTGACAATTTGGCTGA TATCCTTCGTCAAGACGAAATCCAAATTGAAGCGGCCAGGTCTGCTGCTAGACGAGCCGGCAAGTCTATGACATGGGACACTTACTACAGATATAAAGAG GTTAATGATTACTTAGACGAGCTCGCTGCCACTTATCCTGAACTCGTGACCGTCATCAACGCAGGGCTCAGTTACGAAGGTCGCCAGATCAAATACGTCAGGATCTCCACCACGCGCTTCGAGAACCTTCGCAAGCCCGTCATCGTTATCGACGCTATGGTCCACTCTAACGAATGGGTCACCACTCCAGTAGCCCTGTACATCATCAACCAGCTTGTCGTAGACATTGTAGACAGAAGACTGACAGAACAAATAGATTGGGTCATTATTCCTCTCGCAAATCCTGATGGCTACGAGTATTCTTGGGAGGAG GATCGTTTATGGCGCAAAACTCGCTCCAAGAACCATGAATTTGGTGAAGAATGTCCTGGTGTAGACGGTAACCGCAACTTCGATCATTACTGGGGCACCAGTGAGCTGAGCGCCGATCCCTGCTCCAACAACTACCATGGCCCCTCCGTTTTCTCCGAACCCGAGATCCGAGTAATCAGAAATGCTGTGCTCGCACATCTGCAGCGAACTCCACTTTACATTTCTGTACACAGTTGGGGAAATATGATTCTATACGCCTGGGGACAAAATG GAACTCTTCCCGCCAACGGTCTGGTTCTTCACCTCGCTGGTGTCAGAATGGCCACAGCCATTGATGCTCTAGCTCTGGACAAAGCCGACCGATACGTCGTGGGCAACGCCGCCCATGTCCTCTATTTCACAACAGGCACGTCCAGAGATTGGACAAGGGCTATTGGCATCCCACTCACTTACACCTTAGAGCTCCCTGGCTACGAATACGGTTTCCTAGTACCACCGACCTATGTAAACCAAATTGTGAAAGAAACGTGGGCCGGTATTGTCGAAGGTGcaaattatgtattaagtacTTGGTGA
- the LOC142980871 gene encoding carboxypeptidase B-like translates to MTRLVICVLLCASAVLGGHEKYEGHQLYRVSGANADIAALEAHLDLLSMTPAARTTSGKLEAVVRLSPEEKAQWLSLFDSKSMTYTKIADNLADILREEEASIQMSRATVKRSGKSMSWDTYYRHDEINDYLDELAATYPELVTVINAGLSYEGRQIKYVRISTTRFENLRKPVIVIDAMVHAREWVTTPVAMYIINQLVVDIVDRSLTEYIDWIIIPLANPDGYEYSIDEDRMWRKTRSKNHEGADECPGVDGNRNFDHYWGTSPSSADPCSIIYEGPSAFSEPEIRIIRSAVLSNLERTALYISLHSYGNMFLYAWGNNATLPANGLILHLAGIRMATAIDELALDKADRYVVGNAAQVLYFTTGTSRDWTRAVGIPLTYTLELPGYEYNFLVPPSYVKQIVTETWAGIAEGAKYVLSTW, encoded by the exons ATGACGCGGTTGGTCATTTGCGTGCTCCTGTGTGCCTCCGCGGTACTCGGAGGTCATGAAAAATATGAAGG TCACCAGTTGTATCGCGTCTCCGGTGCTAATGCAGACATCGCGGCTCTCGAAGCACACTTAGACCTTCTGTCTATGACGCCTGCTGCTCGCACTACATCTGGCAAGCTGGAAGCTGTAGTGAGACTGTCTCCGGAAGAGAAGGCGCAATGGCTCTCGCTCTTCGACAGCAAGAGCATGACCTACACGAAGATAGCTGATAATTTGGCTGA cATCCTCCGTGAAGAAGAAGCTTCAATTCAAATGTCCAGAGCGACAGTAAAACGAAGTGGCAAGTCTATGTCATGGGACACCTATTACAGACATGACGAG atcaATGACTATTTGGACGAGCTCGCTGCCACTTATCCTGAACTCGTGACCGTCATCAACGCAGGGCTCAGTTACGAAGGTCGTCAGATCAAATACGTGAGGATCTCTACCACGCGCTTCGAGAACCTTCGCAAGCCAGTCATCGTTATCGACGCTATGGTCCACGCCAGAGAATGGGTCACCACTCCTGTTGCTATGTACATTATCAACCAACTCGTGGTAGATATTGTTGACAGAAGTCTGACTGAATATATTGATTGGATCATCATCCCTCTGGCGAACCCTGATGGATACGAGTACTCCATTGATGAG GATCGTATGTGGCGTAAGACTCGCTCCAAGAACCACGAAGGCGCTGATGAATGTCCTGGTGTAGACGGTAACCGCAACTTTGACCACTACTGGGGCACCTCGCCTTCCAGCGCTGACCCTTGCTCGATCATCTACGAGGGTCCTTCTGCCTTCTCGGAGCCTGAAATCAGGATCATCAGAAGCGCTGTGCTTTCTAATTTGGAGAGAACAGCACTGTATATTTCGTTGCACAGTTATGGAAACATGTTCCTGTATGCATGGGGAAACAACG cGACACTGCCTGCAAACGGTCTTATCCTCCACCTTGCCGGCATCAGAATGGCTACAGCTATCGACGAACTCGCCTTGGACAAAGCTGACAGATACGTAGTAGGCAACGCTGCCCAAGTTCTGTACTTCACAACTGGCACATCCAGAGACTGGACCAGGGCTGTGGGCATCCCCCTCACTTACACCTTGGAGCTTCCCGGCTACGAATACAACTTCCTCGTGCCTCCCagttatgttaaacaaattGTCACTGAAACATGGGCCGGAATTGCCGAAGGAGCCAAATATGTTTTGAGCACTTGGTAA
- the LOC142981300 gene encoding uncharacterized protein LOC142981300: MFLASIKLRLILVLILCQYSDSVGYRFYRTILHVGYPYYKILMSLGTCKDATQDLIFTDQKIWGKVPLNRVLDIYYKSGDSGISVTRVEILLVLNNTNVIGYSEAGVGYDEFTGALYLPMNVGFIVYQLAIFNCQPNREPSIARSSPSTDTDTDSATDSGHRYLPFYLDDKPIIVSK; the protein is encoded by the exons atgtttcttgcAAGTATTAAACTAAGATTAATCTTGGTACTAATTCTGTGTCAATATTCAGATTCAGTTGGATACAGATTTTATAGAACGATTCTGCACGTAGGATACCcgtattataaaattttgatgaGCTTGGGAACTTGTAAAG ATGCCACTCAAGATTTGATATTTACAGACCAGAAAATATGGGGAAAAGTACCACTAAACAGGGTCTTGGATATTTACTATAAGAGCGGCGACT CTGGTATTTCCGTAACAAGAGTAGAAATCCTCCTCGTGCTCAACAATACGAATGTTATCGGATATTCCGAAGCTGGTGTTGGATACGATGAGTTCACTGGTGCATTGTATTTACCCATGAATGTCGGCTTTATTGTTTATCAGCTAGCCATTTTTAATTGCCAACCGAATCGAGAGCCTTCAATCGCACGATCTAGTCCCTCTACCGATACTGACACTGATTCTGCAACTGATAGTGGTCATAGATATTTACCTTTTTATCTCGACGACAAGCCAATCattgtttctaaataa